A DNA window from Zingiber officinale cultivar Zhangliang chromosome 3A, Zo_v1.1, whole genome shotgun sequence contains the following coding sequences:
- the LOC122051355 gene encoding probable arabinosyltransferase ARAD1, with amino-acid sequence MAEKKLLASIAFVVVVLFSFSVLFSSDLRSPLSSFASSFSSPRCAGGWERTPPLNVYMYDLPPRFHIKMLGGGAGDRGGGFPRWPRTSGLKRQHSVEYWMMASLVPGGSAGGRAEAVRVSDGEAADVFFVPFFSSLSFNTHGHNMTDPDTEIDRQLQIDLLDILKKSKYWERSGGRDHVIPMHHPNAFRFLRDQVNASILVVADFGRYPRNLSSLSKDVVAPYVHVVDSFLDDDLPDPFESRPTLLFFRGRTVRKDEGIVRSKLKKILKGYDDVHYENSMASGEGIKASSKGMRSSKFCLHPAGDTPSSCRLFDAIVSHCVPVIVSDRIELPFEDEIDYSEFSLFFSVEEALRPGYMVNQLRNIQKDKWMDMWKKLKSITRHYEFQYPTKSEDAVNMIWRQVRYKLPAANLAVHRSRRLKIPDWWNQRRR; translated from the exons ATGGCGGAGAAGAAGCTTCTCGCCTCCATCgccttcgtcgtcgtcgtcctatTCTCATTCTCCGTCCTCTTCTCCAGCGATCTCCGATCCCCCTTATCCTCCTTCGCCTCGTCCTTCTCTTCCCCCCGCTGCGCCGGCGGCTGGGAACGGACTCCGCCGCTCAATGTCTACATGTACGACCTCCCGCCTCGATTCCACATCAAGATGCTCGGGGGTGGAGCCGGAGATCGGGGCGGAGGGTTCCCGCGGTGGCCGCGCACGTCGGGGCTCAAGAGGCAGCACAGCGTGGAGTACTGGATGATGGCGTCGCTTGTGCCCGGCGGGAGCGCGGGCGGGCGCGCCGAGGCGGTTAGGGTTTCTGATGGGGAGGCTGCGGATGTGTTCTTTGTGCCCTTCTTCTCGTCGCTTAGTTTCAACACTCATGGGCATAATATGACCGATCCGGACACGGAAATTGATCGACAACTACAG ATTGACCTCCTAGATATTTTAAAGAAATCCAAATACTGGGAACGCTCAGGGGGTCGTGACCATGTAATTCCTATGCATCATCCAAATGCTTTCAGATTTTTGCGGGATCAGGTCAATGCATCCATTCTGGTAGTTGCAGATTTTGGACGATATCCCAGGAATTTATCTTCCCTTAGCAAAGATGTCGTTGCACCTTATGTGCATGTTGTGGATTCTTTTCTCGATGATGATCTTCCTGATCCATTTGAATCTCGTCCTACTCTTCTTTTCTTTCGAGGAAGAACTGTTAGGAAAGAT GAAGGAATTGTTCGGTCCAAATTGAAAAAGATTCTCAAAGGCTATGACGATGTGCACTATGAAAATAGCATGGCCTCTGGAGAAGGAATAAAAGCA TCCTCCAAAGGCATGCGGTCATCCAAATTTTGCCTGCACCCTGCCGGCGATACTCCCTCTTCGTGCCGTTTGTTCGATGCCATTGTAAGTCACTGCGTCCCTGTAATCGTCAGTGATCGGATTGAGCTCCCGTTCGAGGATGAGATTGATTACAGtgaattctctcttttcttctctgtgGAAGAAGCCCTTCGGCCTGGTTACATGGTCAATCAACTCCGCAACATCCAGAAGGATAAATGGATGGATATGTGGAAAAAGTTGAAGAGCATCACCCGCCACTATGAGTTCCAGTACCCCACAAAAAGCGAAGATGCTGTGAACATGATATGGCGGCAGGTGCGTTATAAACTTCCTGCGGCCAACCTCGCGGTGCATCGGAGCAGGAGGTTGAAGATCCCTGATTGGTGGAATCAAAGAAGACGATAG